One stretch of Halobacillus litoralis DNA includes these proteins:
- the csaB gene encoding polysaccharide pyruvyl transferase CsaB, with amino-acid sequence MKVVLSGYYGFDNTGDEAIVKSMIQHLRTFDPDIQIIVLSQNPSKTETDYGVSAVDRWNYKEIIRALKESDGLISGGGSLLQDATGPRSVLYYTGIMHMAKWLRKPVFIYAQGMGPIRKPIHQLLVRIALDRVTGISVRDKKSKELLERIGIRKSIDLFPDPVFGYDYKNVETDRHSQKPLIAVSIREWGDSEKLVEKLTEAFNTCLAKGYRLRFIPMHGESDEAFSNKVAQRLDQEVEVHPGHMSIDEKLHLLSEADLLIGMRLHSLIFAGVCSVPFVALSYDPKIDALADQLDFPVTVDINDPTWEASAITQEVERLYEDRLSQTEKLQERAATLSTRAKETAQVALQNLQHKK; translated from the coding sequence ATGAAAGTCGTACTTTCCGGTTATTACGGTTTTGATAATACAGGCGATGAAGCGATCGTAAAATCGATGATTCAACATCTGAGAACCTTCGACCCTGACATCCAAATCATTGTTCTATCTCAGAACCCCTCCAAGACGGAAACCGACTATGGGGTATCCGCCGTGGATCGATGGAATTATAAAGAGATCATTCGAGCATTAAAGGAATCGGATGGCTTGATTAGTGGTGGAGGCAGTTTATTACAAGATGCCACTGGGCCGAGATCCGTGTTGTACTATACAGGCATCATGCATATGGCCAAATGGCTGAGGAAGCCTGTTTTCATATACGCCCAAGGAATGGGACCCATACGGAAACCTATCCACCAGCTGTTGGTTCGCATCGCTTTAGATAGAGTTACTGGAATTTCTGTTCGTGATAAGAAATCAAAGGAACTCCTTGAAAGAATCGGGATAAGGAAAAGCATAGATCTCTTCCCTGATCCTGTTTTCGGTTATGACTACAAGAATGTGGAAACAGACCGTCATTCACAGAAACCTTTGATTGCAGTGAGTATCCGTGAATGGGGAGACTCAGAAAAACTTGTAGAGAAATTGACGGAAGCATTCAACACCTGTTTGGCAAAAGGGTACCGCCTACGCTTTATTCCTATGCACGGGGAATCTGATGAAGCTTTTTCTAATAAGGTAGCTCAACGATTAGACCAGGAAGTGGAGGTTCACCCCGGCCACATGTCGATCGACGAAAAACTGCACTTGTTATCAGAGGCAGACCTATTGATCGGCATGCGCCTTCATTCCCTTATTTTTGCAGGGGTTTGCTCTGTGCCATTCGTTGCCCTTTCCTACGATCCTAAGATTGATGCCTTAGCAGACCAACTCGATTTCCCTGTCACCGTCGATATCAATGACCCTACTTGGGAAGCTTCGGCCATTACGCAAGAAGTCGAACGTCTTTATGAAGATCGGCTGTCACAAACAGAAAAACTGCAAGAGAGAGCTGCTACCCTATCCACGAGAGCGAAAGAAACAGCCCAAGTGGCTTTACAAAACCTACAACATAAAAAATAG